One part of the Terrimicrobium sacchariphilum genome encodes these proteins:
- a CDS encoding sulfatase family protein — protein sequence MPQTFHCASPKLCLPGSIRTRIKSLSRLGQLSCLALVLLTLLALSSWKANAAEPLPNIVLINADDLGLGDVSCYGAKALSTPNLDRLAAGGLRFTDGHASAATCTPSRYSMLTGEYAWRQRGREILTGDANLIIKPGSTTLASILSHAGYRTGIVGKWHLGLGKGKIDWNTNISPGPLDVGFDSQFIIPATLDRVPCVFLEGSKVRNLSVDDPIEVSYSHRVGDLPTGKSHPEMLLMTADDQHSGTIVNGVSRIGFMKGGKSALWSDVDMPDLIVQKSVDFLEESKGKPFFLYLALVEPHVPRIPSARFAGKTPLGPRGDVILQLDWIVGQVLDALDNRGLASNTIVIFTSDNGPVLNDGYGDQAVAKNGTHTPAGPYKGRKYVAYEGGTRVPFIVRWPEKIKPGVSDALVCQIDFPRTFAQLTGQSIESGAAPDSQNMLAPLLGETQQGRKTLVEEGVSEMGFRDGSWKLIVPKNPKKDAGAPTVSVNNSQLFNLAEDEGEKINLAQKDPQRLEAMLAQLQRILNGGTE from the coding sequence TGCGCTGGTATTGCTGACCTTGCTTGCGCTTTCTTCCTGGAAGGCGAACGCCGCCGAGCCGCTTCCCAATATCGTCCTTATCAATGCGGATGATTTGGGCCTGGGTGACGTCAGTTGCTATGGAGCAAAGGCGTTGTCGACGCCGAATCTGGATCGACTCGCTGCGGGAGGATTGCGTTTTACGGATGGCCACGCGTCCGCTGCGACTTGTACGCCGTCGCGATACTCGATGCTGACGGGCGAATATGCGTGGAGGCAGCGAGGAAGAGAAATCCTGACAGGCGATGCAAATCTCATAATCAAGCCTGGCTCCACCACACTGGCTTCCATCCTTTCGCATGCGGGATACCGCACCGGGATCGTAGGAAAATGGCATCTCGGCCTCGGAAAAGGCAAGATCGACTGGAACACTAATATCAGCCCCGGTCCCCTGGATGTGGGATTTGACAGTCAGTTCATCATTCCCGCGACGCTGGACCGGGTGCCTTGTGTGTTTCTGGAAGGCAGCAAAGTGCGAAACCTGAGCGTGGATGATCCTATCGAGGTCAGCTACTCCCATCGCGTGGGCGATCTGCCAACTGGGAAATCCCATCCAGAGATGCTGCTGATGACCGCCGACGACCAGCATAGTGGAACGATCGTGAATGGCGTAAGCCGGATCGGCTTCATGAAGGGAGGAAAATCCGCGCTATGGTCCGATGTCGACATGCCAGACCTGATCGTTCAGAAGTCCGTGGATTTCCTGGAGGAAAGCAAGGGCAAGCCGTTCTTTCTCTACCTTGCTCTGGTCGAGCCTCATGTGCCGCGAATCCCAAGTGCACGTTTTGCCGGCAAGACTCCCTTGGGTCCCCGCGGAGACGTCATCCTGCAGCTCGATTGGATTGTCGGTCAGGTGCTCGATGCCTTGGACAACCGGGGTCTCGCCAGCAACACGATCGTCATTTTTACCAGTGATAACGGTCCGGTACTGAATGACGGATATGGCGACCAGGCTGTCGCGAAGAACGGAACGCATACTCCAGCGGGACCGTACAAGGGTCGGAAGTATGTCGCCTATGAAGGAGGCACTCGTGTGCCCTTCATTGTCCGATGGCCGGAAAAGATCAAACCGGGCGTCTCCGATGCCTTGGTTTGCCAGATCGACTTTCCGCGCACCTTCGCCCAACTGACAGGACAAAGCATCGAGAGTGGCGCTGCGCCCGACAGCCAGAATATGCTGGCACCGCTTTTAGGGGAAACACAGCAGGGGCGGAAAACACTGGTAGAGGAGGGCGTGTCGGAAATGGGATTCCGCGACGGTAGTTGGAAACTCATCGTCCCGAAGAATCCGAAGAAAGATGCGGGCGCCCCCACAGTCAGCGTGAATAATTCCCAGTTGTTCAATCTGGCTGAGGATGAGGGTGAAAAGATAAATCTCGCTCAAAAAGATCCTCAGCGTCTGGAAGCCATGTTGGCACAACTCCAACGTATCCTGAATGGAGGTACGGAATAG
- a CDS encoding formylglycine-generating enzyme family protein — MLSSLNCNTPTDRNRLLIALVALSVALSSVVPRLAAAEPGMAALPGGEFTMGSDAPYAQANEKPAHRVKVSPFLIDIYPVTNADYAKFVAATGYKTVAERPVDWEEIKKQVPPGTPKPPDEMLQPGSLVFQPTAGPVPLNNMANWWVWTPGANWQHPEGPGSTIKGRENHPVVQIAWEDAEAYAKWAGKRLPTEAEWEYAARGGLDGQRYAWGDEEIVDGKYHANRWTGDFPYHNTAADGFIGTSPVGSFPANGFGLYDMGGNVWNWCADIYHGAAFAERGENKTMVCCDPRGPASGEPERILPGDPSPADVPGTVRRVIKGGSFLCSPSYCESYRPAARRGSTPDTGTSHIGFRCVKSLPSNP; from the coding sequence ATGCTTTCGTCTCTGAACTGCAATACTCCGACGGATCGAAACCGCCTCCTCATCGCGCTCGTCGCGCTGAGCGTTGCGCTGTCCTCTGTAGTTCCGCGCTTAGCCGCAGCTGAACCGGGCATGGCGGCCCTGCCTGGAGGGGAATTTACGATGGGGTCCGATGCACCGTATGCACAAGCTAATGAAAAGCCCGCCCATCGCGTGAAGGTCTCACCCTTTTTGATCGATATCTACCCCGTCACAAACGCCGATTACGCAAAATTTGTCGCAGCGACGGGATACAAGACCGTGGCGGAGCGGCCGGTCGACTGGGAGGAAATCAAGAAGCAGGTTCCCCCCGGCACGCCCAAGCCACCGGACGAAATGCTCCAACCGGGTTCTCTCGTCTTTCAACCCACCGCCGGACCCGTGCCGCTTAACAATATGGCTAACTGGTGGGTATGGACACCGGGAGCAAACTGGCAGCATCCCGAAGGCCCCGGCAGCACGATCAAGGGCCGCGAGAATCATCCTGTGGTCCAAATCGCATGGGAAGACGCCGAGGCTTATGCCAAGTGGGCGGGCAAGCGTCTACCCACAGAAGCCGAGTGGGAATACGCCGCCCGGGGCGGACTGGATGGTCAGCGGTATGCCTGGGGCGACGAAGAGATCGTCGATGGCAAATACCATGCCAACCGCTGGACCGGGGACTTTCCGTATCACAATACGGCAGCCGATGGGTTTATTGGCACCTCACCCGTCGGCAGCTTCCCTGCCAATGGATTCGGGCTCTATGACATGGGCGGCAATGTCTGGAACTGGTGCGCCGATATCTATCATGGGGCGGCATTCGCCGAACGCGGCGAGAACAAGACCATGGTGTGCTGCGATCCCCGCGGCCCTGCCTCGGGAGAGCCGGAGCGTATTCTGCCCGGTGATCCCTCGCCAGCCGATGTCCCCGGCACCGTGCGCCGGGTCATCAAAGGCGGCAGTTTTCTCTGTTCTCCCAGTTATTGCGAAAGCTATCGCCCTGCCGCCCGTCGCGGTTCGACCCCCGATACCGGCACGAGCCATATTGGCTTCCGCTGCGTCAAATCTCTTCCGTCCAATCCTTAG
- a CDS encoding ExbD/TolR family protein, protein MRHVDLDDQEGYLGFQIAPMLDVMFVLMLFFMVMAGSVKIERELNTKLPGNAPTSESVDFPDEQIVSISANGDVLLNEEPIETAASNKSLPQLSAAMQRLKQNADAARTELLVTLVSEGDTPYSRAIQVLDALALCEVKGVTFSTTDDSVSQ, encoded by the coding sequence ATGCGACACGTTGACCTTGATGATCAGGAGGGATACCTGGGATTTCAGATCGCCCCCATGCTGGACGTGATGTTTGTCCTCATGCTCTTCTTTATGGTGATGGCTGGCTCGGTGAAAATCGAGCGCGAGCTCAACACAAAACTCCCTGGCAATGCCCCAACATCCGAGTCGGTCGACTTCCCGGACGAACAGATCGTCTCGATCTCGGCTAACGGAGACGTGTTGCTCAACGAAGAACCAATCGAGACAGCGGCCAGCAACAAAAGCCTGCCGCAACTCTCCGCCGCGATGCAGCGCTTGAAGCAGAACGCCGACGCGGCCAGGACCGAGCTGCTGGTCACACTGGTCAGCGAAGGCGACACTCCATACTCCCGTGCGATCCAGGTACTCGATGCCCTCGCCCTATGCGAAGTAAAGGGCGTCACATTCTCAACCACCGACGATTCGGTCAGCCAATAA
- a CDS encoding ExbD/TolR family protein has protein sequence MAGGGNLESGEPEFQIAPMVDVLLVILIFFMTITSAQVLKVDRNIKLPIAQNATKKENMRREAIVNVQWNAEKHSAGFTFDDQSYEDASRMLEPLRSAKARSDQTRDTATSPEEYRAVIRADRDVPVRYVAAAMGACAQAGISDISFSATNRD, from the coding sequence ATGGCTGGCGGTGGAAATCTCGAGAGCGGCGAACCGGAGTTTCAGATTGCTCCGATGGTCGATGTCCTGCTGGTCATCCTGATCTTCTTCATGACGATCACTTCCGCGCAGGTTCTTAAAGTGGACCGAAACATCAAACTGCCCATCGCCCAAAACGCGACCAAGAAGGAAAACATGCGCCGGGAGGCCATCGTCAACGTGCAATGGAATGCCGAAAAGCATAGCGCGGGGTTCACCTTCGACGATCAAAGCTACGAGGATGCCTCCCGCATGCTGGAACCGCTCCGGAGCGCCAAAGCCCGCTCGGATCAAACCCGGGACACCGCCACCTCGCCCGAGGAATATCGTGCGGTCATCCGCGCCGACCGCGATGTCCCCGTGCGCTATGTCGCCGCGGCCATGGGGGCCTGCGCCCAGGCAGGGATTTCGGATATCAGCTTTTCCGCCACCAACAGGGACTAG
- a CDS encoding MotA/TolQ/ExbB proton channel family protein, producing MKKDRIHRIKNALLLIALLGFAPLCLAEEGPAGEAGSVHEKTLFETLKEGGWVMIPISICSLLTLYLVGEGVLRTSRKRMMPEATMENLRTFFRQGDYVNAYEYCQKNPSPLARVACAGLSGLGEGKTATEEAIHGEVVRVNSSVNTYISYLSVIGVCTPMIGLLGTVTGMIRAFATLGSSGIGDPSSLSAAIGEVLVATASGLFIAIPAFGCFYFLRNRLSRAMHDLQDEIARLFRRMPYDLLKDVHLGSEELYAAQPNWTLPQQAEEVEAASPVNA from the coding sequence ATGAAAAAAGACAGAATCCATCGAATCAAGAACGCTCTGCTTTTGATAGCGCTTCTCGGCTTTGCTCCGCTGTGTCTCGCGGAGGAAGGTCCGGCAGGCGAAGCAGGCAGCGTCCACGAGAAAACACTCTTTGAAACCCTCAAGGAAGGCGGATGGGTCATGATCCCCATCAGCATATGTTCTCTGCTCACCCTGTATCTCGTCGGGGAAGGCGTCCTGCGCACCAGCCGCAAGCGCATGATGCCTGAGGCAACCATGGAGAACCTGCGAACCTTTTTCCGGCAGGGCGATTACGTCAATGCCTATGAGTATTGCCAGAAGAACCCCTCCCCGCTGGCGAGGGTCGCCTGCGCCGGACTATCGGGACTCGGAGAAGGGAAAACAGCGACCGAAGAAGCCATCCACGGCGAGGTCGTACGGGTCAACTCCAGCGTCAACACCTACATCAGCTACCTTTCCGTCATCGGCGTTTGTACGCCCATGATCGGACTTCTCGGGACAGTCACCGGGATGATTCGCGCGTTTGCCACCCTGGGCTCCTCCGGCATCGGCGACCCCTCGAGTCTCTCGGCTGCCATCGGCGAGGTCCTGGTCGCCACCGCATCGGGCCTCTTCATCGCGATCCCGGCCTTCGGCTGCTTCTACTTCCTGCGCAATCGCCTCTCCCGGGCAATGCACGACCTCCAGGATGAAATCGCCCGACTGTTCCGCCGCATGCCTTATGACCTGCTCAAGGACGTTCATCTCGGCAGCGAGGAGCTTTATGCCGCACAGCCCAACTGGACGCTTCCCCAGCAAGCTGAGGAAGTCGAGGCAGCCTCTCCAGTCAACGCCTAG
- a CDS encoding tetratricopeptide repeat protein: MSFACPSSRRTTLATSVVLASLVVGIACSGVRAVGAAPAAPDALATTEKVMKAHGDGMSAFSANDFAGAITNLNQFFSLLPASAPPEWQSAIEAAYLTLAAANFNTANYSAAISSWEKFLSKFPASPKVNEARMNLAIAALKSGVPSKAKAQFALLQQLPAYRNQILLYQASLSMQEKKPAEAIPLLEALTGKPPLPDSRQKAAASQMLAEALLSTERWDEASRVIRVLQDHPARIDNPLQLNILTLSLGDHYSDKGELADALAYYAMARLQADLIALQEKKIAELKQAIENEKKKPATQDAAGTARLADLENAVAAAEEALGGFRQLSGFDESVWFRIARAYSTAGRPWESYLVLRHMLEEFPKSPLRESMMSLWIYSMADIVPYKETQAACAQYLKEFPKGERAEEISYLNGALALQHQDLASAATFFGVALKDQPKNPRRGEMVYLLGNVNFMQGRLPEARKQYEGYLREFPSGEYAEEIICRLGLSYFFEGDLNRAVQGFNQYLEKYPKGNFRAEAKYRLEVADYAAKDYDKVIASCQSWAKEFPEDPLQAENAALLGDTYAALERFPEAAAAYASAVRLARTDEVLQYALQEAQKSYQKTGDWESIGKLFQEFVDTHPDSPLNVMAIYWVGRARERLGQPTEARRITAENVKRYIADRRRDGVEQLLLLYAQLASRKRADNLTADHKAGTTQGIDEEIASSLADPETELPLVKARILYAQAEAARLKRNPERANALLDQIARDFKPEDLSAPLLAMAGDRLLTAGDTERAKSFYEVLKSDFPKSANIDAAEVGLGRLALLGGDTDGAQKHFQAAIARPGSWMPQALVGLGRTQMAMSQYREATKTFQQVASTRQWRGEPTAESLYWLGEIERKQQKYAEANAYFQRVYVSWLKFPHWVARSYLASADCFLRMNKPQEAIRTWQEMLRQDALSKLPEFATARKELATHQSAQ, translated from the coding sequence ATGTCGTTCGCTTGTCCCTCCTCCAGACGAACCACGCTCGCTACCAGCGTGGTTCTTGCTTCATTGGTGGTCGGAATCGCGTGCTCGGGAGTCCGCGCCGTCGGAGCAGCCCCGGCTGCTCCCGACGCTCTGGCAACGACGGAGAAGGTGATGAAGGCCCATGGCGATGGCATGTCCGCCTTCTCCGCCAATGACTTCGCTGGTGCGATCACAAATCTGAACCAGTTCTTCTCGCTGCTTCCCGCCTCCGCTCCGCCCGAATGGCAATCCGCGATCGAGGCAGCCTATCTTACGCTGGCTGCGGCAAATTTTAACACCGCCAACTACTCCGCAGCCATATCCTCTTGGGAAAAATTTCTCTCGAAATTTCCCGCTTCGCCCAAGGTGAATGAAGCGCGAATGAATCTGGCTATCGCAGCGCTAAAAAGCGGAGTTCCATCAAAAGCGAAAGCCCAGTTTGCCCTCCTTCAGCAACTTCCTGCTTACCGGAATCAAATTCTGCTCTATCAGGCCTCGCTTTCCATGCAGGAAAAGAAGCCCGCTGAAGCGATTCCTTTGCTGGAGGCCCTGACCGGAAAGCCGCCGCTGCCGGACAGCAGGCAAAAGGCCGCGGCCAGCCAGATGCTGGCGGAGGCGCTGCTCTCGACCGAGCGCTGGGATGAGGCATCCAGAGTCATCCGCGTTCTGCAGGATCATCCGGCCAGGATCGACAATCCGCTCCAGCTAAACATCCTGACATTGAGTCTGGGAGATCATTATTCCGACAAAGGCGAGCTGGCCGATGCCCTGGCATATTACGCAATGGCCCGATTGCAGGCAGACTTGATTGCACTCCAGGAAAAGAAGATCGCCGAGCTGAAGCAGGCCATAGAGAACGAGAAGAAGAAACCCGCCACGCAGGACGCGGCAGGCACCGCGCGTCTTGCGGACCTGGAGAATGCAGTTGCCGCCGCGGAGGAAGCGCTGGGCGGGTTTCGTCAACTGTCCGGATTTGACGAGTCGGTCTGGTTCCGTATTGCCCGCGCCTATTCCACCGCGGGCAGGCCATGGGAGTCCTACCTCGTACTCAGGCATATGCTGGAGGAATTTCCCAAGAGTCCTCTGCGCGAAAGCATGATGTCGCTCTGGATTTACTCCATGGCCGACATCGTGCCCTACAAGGAAACCCAGGCAGCATGCGCTCAGTACCTGAAGGAGTTTCCGAAAGGCGAACGCGCGGAGGAAATCTCCTACCTCAACGGCGCGCTCGCCCTGCAACATCAGGATCTCGCCAGCGCAGCCACGTTCTTTGGGGTGGCTCTCAAAGATCAGCCAAAGAATCCCCGGCGCGGCGAAATGGTCTATCTTTTGGGCAACGTGAATTTCATGCAAGGCCGGCTTCCCGAGGCGCGCAAGCAATACGAAGGCTATCTCCGGGAATTCCCCTCCGGCGAATATGCCGAGGAAATCATCTGTCGCCTCGGGCTAAGCTATTTCTTTGAGGGAGATCTCAATCGGGCAGTTCAGGGGTTCAACCAATATCTGGAGAAGTATCCCAAGGGAAACTTCCGCGCTGAGGCTAAATACCGCCTGGAGGTGGCGGACTACGCGGCAAAAGATTACGACAAGGTGATCGCCTCCTGCCAGTCCTGGGCAAAGGAATTTCCCGAGGACCCCTTGCAGGCGGAAAACGCCGCCCTGCTTGGCGACACCTACGCAGCCCTCGAACGCTTTCCCGAGGCAGCTGCCGCCTATGCGTCCGCAGTACGTCTGGCGAGGACTGACGAGGTGCTTCAGTATGCCCTGCAGGAAGCACAGAAGTCGTACCAGAAGACCGGAGACTGGGAAAGCATCGGAAAACTGTTCCAGGAATTTGTCGATACACATCCCGACAGCCCGCTGAACGTCATGGCGATCTACTGGGTCGGGCGTGCCCGGGAGCGCCTCGGCCAGCCCACGGAAGCCCGCCGCATCACAGCGGAAAACGTAAAGCGTTACATTGCCGACCGGCGGCGCGACGGCGTGGAACAGCTTCTCCTCCTCTACGCCCAACTGGCATCCAGGAAAAGAGCAGACAATCTCACTGCCGATCATAAGGCCGGGACGACCCAGGGGATCGACGAGGAGATCGCCTCCTCGCTCGCCGATCCAGAGACCGAATTGCCTCTCGTAAAGGCCCGCATTCTTTATGCGCAGGCTGAGGCCGCACGCCTGAAGCGCAATCCCGAACGCGCCAATGCCCTGCTGGATCAAATCGCCCGTGACTTCAAACCGGAAGACCTGAGCGCTCCACTGCTGGCCATGGCCGGCGACCGGCTGCTGACTGCGGGAGACACAGAGCGCGCGAAATCGTTTTACGAGGTCCTCAAAAGCGATTTCCCCAAGAGCGCCAATATCGATGCTGCTGAGGTTGGACTGGGCCGCCTCGCGCTGCTCGGCGGAGACACCGATGGTGCTCAAAAGCACTTCCAGGCGGCGATCGCCCGCCCCGGCTCATGGATGCCCCAGGCCCTCGTGGGTCTGGGACGAACCCAGATGGCGATGAGTCAATACCGTGAAGCGACCAAGACCTTCCAGCAGGTGGCGTCGACCAGACAGTGGCGGGGCGAACCCACGGCGGAAAGCCTTTACTGGCTTGGCGAAATTGAGCGCAAGCAGCAGAAATACGCCGAGGCCAACGCATACTTTCAGCGTGTCTATGTCTCCTGGCTCAAGTTTCCCCATTGGGTCGCACGCTCCTATCTCGCCAGCGCGGACTGCTTTCTCCGCATGAACAAGCCCCAGGAGGCCATCCGGACGTGGCAGGAAATGCTAAGGCAGGATGCTTTATCGAAGCTTCCGGAGTTCGCCACAGCCCGGAAAGAACTCGCCACCCATCAGTCCGCCCAGTGA
- the rhaT gene encoding L-rhamnose/proton symporter RhaT, with translation MSNPILGVFYHWLGGLASASFYIPYRGVRRWSWETYWLVGGVFSWIIAPWIFAGLLIPRLWHVISSAPPQALLLAYTFGVLWGVGGLTFGLTMRYLGIALGMAVALGFCAAFGTLIPPLFEGKIGSIVGTVSGQMVILGVLACLVGIGISGMAGMSKERELSPEQKAATVKEFHFTKGMLVATFSGIMSSCFAFGLAAGKPLGDLAKASLLEHGGSDLWQNLPVLVIVLLGGFTTNFIWCLILNFKNRSGHEYLNLRPAAVAEVSAAEGLMLSTAAEEKSVSSEKPLQTIAGPAPLLRNYLLSAAAGITWYLQFFFYSMGQTKMGQYEFSSWTLHMASIIIFSTLWGIVLHEWRGTSRRTHALIALGLLLLIGSTVIVGYGNFLGTEPSH, from the coding sequence ATGAGCAATCCGATCCTCGGCGTCTTCTATCACTGGCTGGGAGGCCTTGCCTCCGCGAGTTTCTACATCCCCTATCGCGGGGTGCGGCGCTGGTCGTGGGAGACCTACTGGCTCGTAGGAGGCGTCTTCAGCTGGATCATTGCTCCCTGGATCTTCGCAGGGCTGCTGATACCCCGGCTATGGCATGTTATCTCCTCGGCGCCCCCGCAGGCGCTGCTACTGGCTTATACTTTTGGCGTCCTCTGGGGCGTGGGAGGGCTCACCTTTGGTCTCACCATGCGCTATCTCGGCATCGCTCTGGGCATGGCGGTTGCACTGGGCTTCTGCGCAGCCTTTGGCACGCTGATCCCTCCGTTATTTGAGGGAAAGATCGGGAGTATCGTCGGCACCGTATCAGGGCAGATGGTTATTCTCGGTGTGCTCGCATGCCTGGTCGGCATCGGTATTAGCGGCATGGCAGGAATGTCCAAGGAACGAGAGCTTTCTCCCGAGCAAAAGGCTGCCACCGTGAAGGAGTTTCACTTCACCAAGGGCATGCTCGTCGCGACGTTCTCCGGCATCATGAGCTCGTGCTTTGCCTTCGGCCTGGCCGCCGGAAAGCCTCTAGGCGACCTCGCCAAAGCCTCGCTCCTCGAGCATGGTGGAAGCGACCTCTGGCAGAATCTCCCCGTCCTCGTCATCGTGCTCCTCGGCGGGTTCACCACCAACTTCATCTGGTGCCTCATCCTGAACTTCAAAAACCGATCAGGACACGAATACCTCAACCTCCGTCCTGCGGCGGTTGCCGAAGTCAGTGCCGCCGAGGGTCTGATGCTCTCTACTGCCGCAGAGGAGAAATCCGTCTCCTCGGAGAAACCTCTCCAAACCATCGCGGGACCTGCGCCGCTCTTGCGAAATTACCTGCTCTCCGCGGCAGCGGGCATTACGTGGTATCTGCAGTTTTTCTTTTATAGCATGGGGCAGACAAAAATGGGCCAGTACGAGTTTTCCAGTTGGACCCTCCACATGGCCAGCATCATCATTTTCAGCACATTGTGGGGGATCGTTCTCCACGAGTGGCGAGGCACCAGTCGCCGCACGCATGCCTTGATTGCCCTCGGCCTCCTTCTGCTCATCGGATCGACCGTCATTGTCGGATACGGAAACTTCCTGGGGACGGAACCCTCCCACTAG
- a CDS encoding carbohydrate binding domain-containing protein, with protein MRTLFSLATMVLLASTPLSANQLTNPGFESEFNEWKVQEKQPVSSVTQEAAHTGTFGLHLSGPGARIESERMEVVPGQKVTLEFWARATSNGLAVVMLVPYGGNKRPILNEKGNPPVIIVAKKSAEWSPYKVEFSAPEDATSFGIWIRSWTGSKGEADLDDFSLKIE; from the coding sequence ATGAGAACTTTATTTTCCCTCGCGACGATGGTCCTGCTGGCATCGACCCCGCTCTCCGCCAATCAACTGACCAATCCCGGGTTTGAGTCCGAGTTCAATGAATGGAAGGTGCAGGAAAAGCAGCCCGTGTCTTCCGTAACTCAGGAAGCCGCTCACACCGGCACCTTTGGGCTGCACCTCTCGGGTCCTGGTGCACGCATCGAATCCGAGCGAATGGAGGTCGTGCCTGGGCAGAAGGTGACTCTGGAATTCTGGGCTCGTGCCACGTCCAATGGCCTGGCCGTCGTCATGCTCGTCCCCTATGGCGGAAACAAGCGCCCTATCTTGAACGAAAAAGGAAATCCCCCGGTGATCATCGTTGCAAAGAAATCCGCAGAGTGGAGTCCATACAAAGTGGAATTTTCTGCTCCAGAGGATGCCACCTCATTTGGCATCTGGATTCGGTCCTGGACGGGGTCAAAAGGCGAAGCAGACCTGGATGACTTCAGCCTTAAGATCGAATAA
- a CDS encoding NAD(P)-dependent oxidoreductase, whose product MQPTVLLTAWSCPTLPMEWWAESSLRYLCSITGSVKPRVPRIFIEQGLLVSNWGSLISHTVAEHALLLVLAALRGISGWPAMMREPRDMLQMMQRLKTKRLRGARVGVHGFGAVARELILMLKPHHVEVSVYSEGVPQAHYDEYSVRRCDSLDDLFAGTEVLIECEGLNDRTKGVVTRELLSLLADDAVFVNVGRGRVVDENALIDLAREGRLRVALDVYHREPLPGDSPLLDTRGILLSPHVAGPTSDTYPLCGWQALENVARFLRGETPAHLVTLEAYDRAT is encoded by the coding sequence ATGCAGCCGACGGTCCTGTTGACGGCCTGGAGTTGTCCCACCCTGCCCATGGAATGGTGGGCAGAGAGCTCGTTGCGTTATCTATGCAGCATCACGGGATCAGTCAAACCGCGGGTTCCGCGCATCTTTATCGAGCAGGGGTTGCTGGTGAGTAACTGGGGCAGCCTGATCAGCCACACCGTCGCCGAGCATGCGCTATTGTTGGTCCTTGCTGCCTTGCGAGGGATCTCAGGGTGGCCCGCCATGATGAGGGAGCCGCGGGACATGCTTCAGATGATGCAACGCCTCAAGACGAAGAGGCTCCGGGGTGCACGGGTGGGGGTTCATGGGTTTGGAGCGGTCGCCCGGGAGCTTATCCTGATGCTAAAGCCGCATCACGTTGAAGTCTCCGTTTATTCGGAAGGGGTGCCGCAGGCCCACTATGATGAATACTCCGTCAGGAGATGCGATTCGCTGGACGACCTGTTTGCTGGTACCGAGGTTTTGATTGAATGCGAGGGATTGAATGACCGCACCAAGGGCGTCGTGACTCGAGAGCTCCTGTCGCTTCTGGCCGACGATGCCGTGTTTGTGAATGTCGGACGGGGACGGGTGGTGGATGAAAATGCTTTGATTGATCTCGCCCGGGAAGGACGGCTGCGGGTGGCGCTGGATGTCTATCACAGGGAGCCGCTTCCAGGGGATTCACCTCTCCTTGATACGCGGGGAATCCTGCTCTCGCCTCATGTGGCCGGGCCGACCTCCGATACCTATCCGTTGTGTGGGTGGCAGGCATTGGAGAATGTTGCCAGATTCCTGAGGGGCGAGACACCCGCTCATCTTGTCACTTTGGAGGCTTACGACCGGGCGACTTGA